From the genome of Methylocystis bryophila, one region includes:
- a CDS encoding glycosyltransferase family 2 protein: protein MLFPIPSIRRRGLRRDGIAKWRAQDDDPQFFFAPSWFRASYLLIEMASADGVMDPRIYVDEGEGICSDDELALRPTQHGLFVIALKSFRRVRRVRFDPSSYPSRFEFRAFIGFNEGAARSFVGRHMRRAAQSGSIAPSCEIAASPRSAPLADLGSRATKFRSVAEHYEQVIAMASAAHAGKAPWSGDAPFLSFLCPVFNPPAEYLEQLWRSFRFQRQGAAELVLCDDGSSSGATVEWLEAHKDIPFLTILRRSANEGIAAATNAALSVARGKWVALIDHDDALTPFAVDRIIDALEQEPEAEFLYTDEVVADAKLEPREYFLKPAFDPVLLSGVNYVNHLSIYRRDRLREIGGMRQGYEGSQDYDLLMRYLSGVPERRILHLPYPAYVWRRDGKSFSAKFMEKATQNARRAIAERYAVGGAPATVDPALDANLHRVRFDGLERAWPRVSVVIPSRNAFPLISSLLDDLVKRTDYPDLEIIVVDNGTTDKKVLDLYETMRKTHAAFRAEIEAEPFNFSKQINRGLRLAQGEYFLLLNNDIEVLDPSWLKEMVSCFDYPETGIVGARLLYPNGSLQHAGVIVGLGSVAGHWFCGMPAKFPGPMGRLTVRQSFAAVTAACMLLSRQCADAAGAFDEQTWAIAYNDIDFCLRAGRAGFRVVWTPFATLRHHESASRGSDETKENLERFNREKDALRRKYSLSEYVDPAYNPFYGRDDSRPRYILPAALPGPRSFKV from the coding sequence ATGCTCTTTCCGATACCTTCCATTCGCCGTCGGGGTCTGCGCCGAGACGGCATCGCAAAATGGCGCGCCCAAGACGACGATCCGCAGTTTTTTTTCGCGCCCAGCTGGTTTCGCGCGTCCTATCTTCTGATCGAGATGGCGAGCGCCGACGGCGTGATGGATCCGCGGATTTACGTCGACGAGGGCGAAGGAATTTGCAGCGACGACGAGCTGGCGCTGCGCCCGACGCAACACGGCTTATTCGTCATCGCGCTCAAGAGCTTCCGGCGGGTGAGACGCGTGCGCTTCGATCCCTCGAGCTATCCTTCGCGATTCGAGTTTCGCGCCTTCATCGGCTTCAACGAGGGGGCCGCCCGCTCCTTCGTGGGGCGCCACATGCGTAGAGCAGCGCAAAGCGGCTCGATTGCGCCGAGCTGCGAGATTGCCGCCTCACCACGCAGCGCTCCGCTTGCGGACCTCGGTTCCCGCGCCACGAAATTTCGTAGCGTCGCCGAGCACTATGAGCAGGTCATTGCGATGGCGAGCGCGGCGCATGCGGGAAAGGCGCCCTGGAGCGGCGATGCGCCCTTTCTTTCCTTCCTGTGTCCTGTTTTCAACCCTCCCGCCGAATATCTGGAACAGCTGTGGCGGTCGTTTCGTTTCCAGCGGCAAGGCGCCGCGGAGCTCGTCCTTTGCGACGACGGCTCGTCCTCGGGGGCGACAGTCGAGTGGCTCGAGGCTCACAAAGACATTCCCTTTCTGACGATCCTCAGGCGCTCCGCCAATGAAGGCATTGCCGCGGCAACCAATGCCGCGCTCTCCGTCGCGCGAGGAAAATGGGTTGCACTCATCGATCACGACGACGCGCTCACGCCCTTTGCCGTCGACCGCATCATCGACGCCCTGGAGCAGGAGCCGGAGGCCGAGTTTCTCTACACTGACGAGGTCGTGGCCGACGCCAAGCTCGAGCCTCGGGAGTATTTCCTCAAGCCCGCCTTCGATCCGGTGCTGCTCTCCGGCGTCAATTACGTCAATCATCTTTCGATCTACCGCCGCGATCGACTGCGCGAGATTGGGGGTATGCGGCAAGGCTATGAGGGTTCGCAGGATTACGACCTGCTCATGCGCTATCTTTCAGGGGTCCCCGAGCGGCGAATTCTGCATCTTCCCTATCCCGCCTATGTTTGGCGGCGCGACGGAAAAAGCTTCTCGGCGAAGTTCATGGAAAAAGCGACGCAGAACGCGCGCCGGGCCATCGCGGAACGATATGCGGTCGGCGGCGCGCCAGCCACTGTCGACCCGGCCCTGGACGCAAATCTGCATCGCGTTCGCTTCGATGGCCTCGAGAGAGCCTGGCCGCGGGTCTCGGTGGTCATTCCCAGTCGCAACGCTTTCCCGCTCATCTCGAGCCTGCTCGACGATCTCGTGAAGCGCACCGATTATCCCGACCTTGAAATCATCGTCGTGGACAACGGCACGACAGACAAGAAGGTCCTCGATCTCTATGAAACGATGCGCAAGACGCACGCGGCGTTCCGGGCCGAGATCGAAGCGGAGCCCTTCAACTTCTCCAAGCAGATCAATCGTGGCCTACGCCTGGCGCAGGGGGAATATTTTCTCCTCCTCAACAATGACATCGAGGTCCTCGATCCGTCCTGGTTGAAGGAGATGGTCTCTTGCTTCGACTATCCCGAGACGGGAATTGTCGGAGCGAGGCTTCTCTATCCCAACGGCAGTTTGCAGCACGCCGGCGTCATCGTCGGCCTCGGCTCGGTGGCGGGGCACTGGTTTTGCGGCATGCCGGCAAAATTCCCAGGACCGATGGGCCGGCTGACCGTTCGCCAATCCTTTGCAGCGGTCACGGCGGCCTGCATGCTGCTCTCGCGTCAGTGCGCGGACGCCGCCGGGGCATTCGACGAGCAGACTTGGGCCATCGCCTACAACGATATTGATTTCTGCCTGCGCGCCGGCCGCGCCGGCTTCCGCGTGGTGTGGACGCCTTTTGCGACCCTGCGTCACCATGAGTCGGCGTCTCGCGGCAGCGATGAGACAAAGGAAAACCTCGAGCGCTTCAATCGTGAGAAGGACGCGCTGCGTCGGAAATATTCGCTCTCAGAATATGTCGACCCCGCCTACAACCCATTTTACGGCCGAGACGACAGCCGGCCGCGTTACATCCTTCCGGCCGCGCTGCCGGGTCCTCGAAGCTTCAAGGTTTGA
- a CDS encoding glycosyltransferase family 4 protein translates to MIPSQTDARGSAGGSTQPAPVIYDITRLVTRALNPSPNGIDRIDFTLARHLLSSPDERRGALIYTCLGHRLAGADAALRTIGGIEACWNEFIDPCDDAVYESVVGALLGANPRRAAEGRVKRRFDAKLFAQNWRALRQWAFYPGASLAKVPQGAIYVNASQFLLDKPWFIHWLDQRKDVKPVFYVHDLLPIDFPEFFWPGEPERHLLRMRNICRYGAGAITGTEVVARRLRVFAAEKGRNDLPICTARPPVSQAFATFEAADLRLAKVSYFVVCGTIEPRKNHLMLLNVWRELATRGPVPKLVIVGKRGWLCDNALDLLDRSESLRPHIVEVGGLSTPGLRRLLAGACALLMPSFGEGFGIPVAEAMAAGIPVIASDIDVFREIGGDALDYLDPLDGLGWLEAIEAHAGLGSARQREAKPPFSQVQRSQKHEFLSEIDAFLEKVASRPADGKELKSSLQDC, encoded by the coding sequence ATGATCCCTTCACAGACCGATGCGCGCGGATCGGCGGGCGGCTCTACTCAGCCGGCGCCTGTCATCTATGACATCACGCGCCTCGTCACCCGGGCGCTGAACCCTTCGCCTAACGGCATCGATCGCATCGATTTCACGCTAGCTCGCCATCTCCTCTCTTCGCCCGACGAACGCAGAGGCGCGCTGATTTACACATGCCTTGGCCACAGGCTTGCCGGAGCCGATGCCGCCCTGCGAACCATTGGCGGCATTGAGGCGTGCTGGAACGAATTTATCGACCCGTGCGACGACGCAGTTTACGAATCCGTGGTCGGCGCGCTGCTGGGCGCCAACCCGCGCCGGGCGGCCGAGGGACGGGTAAAGCGCCGCTTCGACGCCAAGCTCTTCGCCCAGAACTGGCGAGCCCTACGCCAATGGGCTTTTTATCCAGGGGCTTCGCTCGCGAAGGTTCCCCAAGGCGCGATCTACGTCAACGCCAGCCAGTTCCTGCTTGACAAGCCGTGGTTCATTCATTGGCTCGACCAACGAAAAGACGTGAAGCCGGTGTTCTATGTGCATGATCTGCTGCCCATAGATTTTCCGGAATTTTTTTGGCCAGGAGAGCCCGAAAGGCACCTGCTGCGCATGCGCAACATCTGCCGCTATGGAGCCGGAGCCATCACGGGAACAGAGGTGGTCGCGCGCCGCCTACGCGTCTTCGCCGCCGAGAAGGGCCGCAATGACCTGCCGATCTGCACGGCGCGACCTCCCGTCTCACAAGCTTTCGCGACATTTGAGGCGGCGGATTTGCGCCTTGCCAAGGTCAGCTATTTCGTCGTCTGCGGGACGATCGAGCCCCGCAAGAACCATCTGATGCTGCTTAATGTCTGGAGGGAGCTGGCGACACGCGGTCCGGTCCCCAAGCTCGTGATCGTCGGCAAGCGCGGCTGGCTTTGCGACAACGCTCTCGACCTGCTCGATCGCAGCGAATCGCTCCGCCCCCACATCGTCGAAGTCGGCGGGCTCTCAACGCCGGGCCTGCGCCGCCTCCTCGCTGGCGCCTGCGCATTGCTGATGCCCTCATTTGGCGAAGGATTCGGCATCCCCGTCGCCGAGGCCATGGCCGCGGGCATTCCCGTCATCGCCTCCGACATCGATGTCTTCCGCGAGATCGGCGGGGACGCTCTCGACTATCTCGATCCGTTGGACGGCCTCGGCTGGCTTGAGGCAATCGAAGCCCATGCTGGACTGGGCTCAGCACGGCAACGGGAAGCGAAGCCTCCATTCTCGCAGGTCCAGCGCTCGCAAAAGCACGAGTTCCTGTCCGAGATCGACGCGTTCCTAGAGAAGGTCGCGAGCCGACCGGCGGATGGGAAAGAGCTGAAATCCAGCTTGCAGGATTGCTGA
- a CDS encoding recombinase family protein — MKRAAIYARFSTELQNERSIEDQVAVCRNYAERNDLEVVGVFHDRARSGASIYGRDGLLRLLEAARDGAFDVIVVEALDRLSRDQEDLAGIWKRLNFVGVELRAVHEGTADQIQIGVRGLLASLFLTDLAHKVRRGMQGVVRDGRHAGGRAYGYRPVAGKPGELEIVESEAGVIRRIFRDYVDGKTPREIAHALNREGVSPPRGSNWTPSTINGNKKRHHGIILNELYAGVVVWNRVRMIKDPDTGRRVSRSNPPEEWKRAHAPRLAIVDKDVFEAAQQRKAQRSFEPPERVRKAKFLLSGLLKCGCCGGGMSMKDRDHGRVRVHCSTMKEAGTCANRKIFYLDEIEKAVLTGLQQHLKAPELLREFVASYQEERLRLAAEKVRQRGRLESRLAEVQRTLDRLWSDYEKERVPTEVLGPQMKEAHQQKVALLAELETQPEPEKVLALHPAALQHYERLVGQLNEVFGRGVTPDNEEAAEKIRELVAKVVVKPAEEGFKLELQGRLAMLMGAAKVYPNMRIAASGGRVVAEEGFEPPTQGL; from the coding sequence ATGAAACGCGCAGCGATTTACGCCCGTTTTTCGACGGAGCTCCAGAACGAACGCTCCATCGAAGATCAAGTGGCCGTTTGCCGAAACTACGCCGAACGCAATGACCTCGAAGTCGTCGGCGTTTTCCACGACCGAGCTCGGTCCGGAGCGTCGATTTACGGGAGGGATGGGTTGTTGCGCCTTCTCGAGGCTGCTCGGGACGGCGCCTTTGATGTGATCGTGGTCGAAGCGCTTGATCGCCTGTCCCGCGACCAGGAGGACCTTGCCGGGATTTGGAAGCGGCTTAACTTTGTGGGTGTCGAATTGCGGGCGGTGCACGAAGGGACTGCCGACCAAATTCAGATTGGCGTGCGAGGTCTGCTAGCCTCGCTTTTCTTGACAGATCTGGCTCACAAGGTTCGACGTGGAATGCAAGGCGTTGTGCGGGATGGGCGCCATGCCGGCGGGCGAGCCTATGGCTATCGGCCTGTCGCCGGCAAACCCGGCGAGCTCGAAATCGTCGAAAGCGAAGCTGGGGTGATTCGCCGTATCTTTCGCGACTACGTCGACGGCAAAACCCCGCGGGAAATCGCGCACGCGCTCAACAGGGAAGGCGTAAGTCCGCCCCGCGGCTCGAACTGGACGCCCTCCACGATCAACGGCAACAAGAAGCGTCACCACGGGATCATTCTCAACGAGCTTTATGCGGGCGTTGTCGTGTGGAACCGAGTTCGGATGATCAAGGACCCCGACACCGGACGTCGAGTCTCACGGTCAAATCCGCCAGAGGAGTGGAAGCGCGCGCACGCGCCAAGGCTGGCTATCGTCGACAAGGACGTGTTCGAGGCTGCTCAACAGCGCAAGGCACAGCGGTCGTTCGAACCGCCCGAACGCGTGCGCAAAGCCAAGTTCCTGCTTTCCGGCCTGTTGAAGTGCGGTTGTTGCGGCGGCGGGATGTCAATGAAGGACCGCGATCACGGCCGCGTTCGAGTTCATTGCTCGACGATGAAGGAAGCCGGAACCTGCGCCAACCGAAAGATTTTCTATCTCGACGAGATCGAAAAGGCCGTCTTGACCGGTTTGCAACAGCACCTCAAGGCGCCGGAACTCTTGAGAGAGTTCGTTGCGAGCTATCAAGAAGAGCGTCTGCGACTGGCGGCGGAGAAGGTCAGACAGCGCGGCAGGTTAGAAAGCAGGCTCGCGGAGGTGCAGCGCACGCTCGATCGGCTGTGGTCCGACTATGAGAAAGAGCGCGTTCCAACGGAAGTCTTGGGGCCTCAGATGAAGGAGGCTCACCAGCAAAAAGTGGCGCTGCTCGCGGAACTGGAGACGCAGCCTGAGCCAGAGAAGGTCCTCGCCCTGCATCCCGCAGCTCTCCAGCATTACGAGCGGCTGGTCGGACAGTTGAACGAGGTTTTCGGGCGGGGCGTCACGCCGGACAATGAGGAGGCCGCGGAGAAAATCCGCGAGCTGGTGGCGAAGGTCGTCGTCAAGCCGGCCGAAGAGGGGTTCAAGCTCGAGCTTCAGGGGCGATTGGCCATGCTCATGGGCGCGGCCAAAGTCTACCCCAACATGCGCATCGCGGCGTCGGGGGGACGTGTGGTAGCGGAGGAGGGATTCGAACCCCCGACACAGGGATTATGA
- a CDS encoding lipopolysaccharide biosynthesis protein — protein sequence MNHAEEPRGPQPFSPLERTQAISRALNEAARRARFSSRARGSYEKSSFSARRGARLMRIIRWVLFVLLVVVPNVVALAYFGLLASDQYVSEAQFTVSSGAIPKMDGLGSVTGVPPMMIVQDTQIVTNFIESRAMVESLERDVDLRELYGSGSIDWWARFNKKKPIEKFTDYWEKMVKTSISFPAGIVTLTIRAFTAADAKRIADAIIARCETLINGLNDRMRLDTVSAAETDLFRAGEKLKTARLQMEQARNAEQLVDVRQTSASLSQLLSERQTELLKAQSEYQTQLQYVLESAPQMRVLKTRMTSLEAQIQKMKAQITEQQEKNVEAVAEKALSGKMTKFANLDLEQAIAEKRYAASAATLEAARMLAQRKMLYLHPIVAPAEPQEARYPKRWLSIGMTLVASLVGYGVVVGIVGFVRNNMA from the coding sequence ATGAACCACGCCGAAGAGCCTCGCGGTCCGCAGCCCTTCAGCCCCCTGGAGCGCACGCAGGCGATCTCCCGCGCGCTCAACGAGGCGGCGCGGCGCGCGCGCTTCTCGAGCCGCGCCCGAGGCTCCTACGAAAAGTCGAGCTTCTCCGCCCGTCGCGGCGCGCGGCTCATGCGGATCATCCGCTGGGTGCTCTTCGTTCTTCTCGTCGTGGTCCCCAACGTCGTCGCGCTCGCCTATTTCGGCCTCCTCGCCTCCGACCAATATGTCTCCGAGGCGCAATTCACGGTGAGCAGCGGCGCCATCCCCAAGATGGACGGCCTCGGCTCGGTCACGGGCGTTCCGCCCATGATGATCGTCCAGGACACGCAGATCGTGACGAATTTCATCGAAAGCCGGGCCATGGTCGAATCGCTGGAGCGAGACGTCGATCTTCGCGAATTATATGGTTCGGGCTCGATCGACTGGTGGGCGCGGTTCAACAAGAAGAAGCCGATCGAGAAATTCACGGACTATTGGGAGAAGATGGTCAAGACGTCGATTTCCTTCCCGGCGGGCATCGTCACATTGACCATTCGGGCTTTTACCGCCGCCGACGCGAAGCGCATCGCCGATGCGATCATCGCCAGATGCGAGACGCTCATCAACGGGCTCAACGACCGAATGCGACTGGACACGGTCTCGGCGGCCGAGACGGATCTCTTCCGCGCCGGCGAGAAGCTCAAGACGGCGCGGCTGCAAATGGAGCAGGCGCGCAACGCCGAGCAGCTCGTGGACGTGCGCCAGACCAGCGCCTCCCTCAGCCAGCTCCTCTCCGAGCGACAAACGGAGCTGTTGAAGGCGCAGTCGGAGTATCAGACTCAGCTCCAATATGTGCTGGAGTCCGCGCCGCAAATGCGCGTGTTGAAAACGCGCATGACCTCGCTGGAAGCGCAAATCCAGAAGATGAAGGCGCAGATCACCGAGCAGCAGGAGAAGAACGTCGAGGCGGTTGCGGAAAAGGCGCTTTCGGGAAAGATGACGAAATTCGCCAATCTCGACCTCGAGCAGGCGATCGCCGAGAAGCGCTACGCCGCCTCGGCGGCGACGCTGGAGGCGGCGCGCATGCTCGCGCAGCGCAAGATGCTCTATCTGCACCCGATCGTCGCGCCCGCCGAGCCGCAGGAGGCGCGCTACCCCAAGCGCTGGCTCAGCATCGGCATGACCCTCGTCGCCTCGCTCGTCGGCTATGGCGTGGTCGTCGGCATCGTGGGTTTCGTGCGGAACAATATGGCCTGA
- a CDS encoding ABC transporter ATP-binding protein gives MIQLDNVFKFYRTERHTKVVLDHVSMIFDTTHSYGLLGVNGAGKSTTLRLISGTELPNSGTVRRSVRVSWPLGFAGGFHPQMSGRENVHFVARIYGADVRKTDDFVEEFSELGDYLEAPVKTYSSGMMARLGFAMSMAIEFDVYLIDEVTAVGDARFQKRCQEAFAQRRKNSGLILVSHSMQTIADYCDRGGVLVDGRLIMFDNVGKAIETYNRLNQ, from the coding sequence ATGATCCAGCTCGACAACGTCTTCAAATTCTACAGGACGGAACGGCACACGAAGGTCGTGCTCGACCACGTGTCGATGATTTTCGACACGACCCACTCCTATGGCCTGCTCGGCGTCAACGGCGCCGGCAAATCCACGACTCTTCGCCTGATCTCCGGGACGGAGCTGCCGAATTCCGGCACGGTGCGTCGCTCGGTCCGCGTCTCCTGGCCGCTCGGTTTTGCCGGCGGCTTTCATCCGCAGATGTCGGGCCGCGAGAACGTCCACTTCGTGGCGCGGATTTATGGCGCCGACGTGCGCAAGACCGACGACTTCGTCGAAGAATTCTCCGAGCTCGGCGACTATCTCGAAGCGCCGGTGAAGACCTATTCCTCCGGCATGATGGCGCGGCTGGGCTTCGCGATGTCGATGGCCATCGAATTCGACGTCTATCTCATCGACGAGGTCACCGCCGTCGGCGACGCCCGCTTCCAGAAGCGCTGCCAGGAGGCCTTCGCGCAGCGTCGCAAGAACTCCGGCCTGATCCTGGTCTCCCACTCCATGCAGACGATCGCCGACTATTGCGACCGTGGCGGCGTTCTCGTCGACGGCCGCCTCATCATGTTTGACAATGTCGGGAAGGCGATCGAAACCTATAACAGGCTCAATCAATGA
- the folE gene encoding GTP cyclohydrolase I FolE gives MDDVVKTLIDKPLGALKREIEKPTREEAEAAVRVLLRWAGDDPDREGLRETPRRVVKAYEEVFSGYNQDPREVLERIFAEVEGYDDLVMVRDIPFFSHCEHHVTPFIGKAHIAYYPTGGVVGLSKLARLVDVFAKRLQTQEAMTALIANTLEQELNPRGVAVLVEAQHLCMSMRGVLKQGSETVTVQFSGAFRDNPAEQAHFYTLLRGAKG, from the coding sequence ATGGATGACGTGGTTAAGACCTTGATCGATAAACCGCTCGGTGCGCTGAAGCGCGAAATTGAAAAGCCCACGCGCGAGGAAGCGGAAGCGGCGGTGCGGGTCCTCCTGCGCTGGGCCGGCGACGACCCGGATCGCGAAGGCCTGCGCGAGACGCCGCGGCGCGTCGTGAAGGCCTATGAGGAGGTCTTCAGCGGCTATAATCAGGACCCGCGCGAGGTGCTGGAGCGCATCTTCGCGGAAGTCGAAGGCTATGACGATCTCGTCATGGTTCGCGACATTCCTTTCTTCTCGCACTGCGAGCATCACGTCACGCCCTTCATCGGCAAGGCGCATATCGCCTATTATCCGACGGGCGGCGTCGTCGGACTCTCGAAGCTCGCGCGCCTCGTCGACGTTTTCGCCAAGCGGCTGCAAACGCAGGAGGCCATGACGGCGCTGATCGCCAACACGCTGGAGCAGGAGCTCAACCCCCGCGGCGTCGCCGTGCTGGTCGAGGCTCAGCATCTGTGCATGTCGATGCGCGGCGTGCTGAAGCAGGGCTCCGAGACCGTGACCGTCCAGTTTTCCGGAGCCTTCCGCGACAATCCGGCCGAGCAGGCGCATTTTTACACGCTGCTGCGGGGCGCGAAGGGATGA
- a CDS encoding DUF2147 domain-containing protein, translating into MKAISHSSSLLIGLALGAMALAGVARAADPMDPRGLWLREEGGVKFSFYDCGQGLLCAKVVDAENAEDKAGIGTVILQGAKKVAANEWRGTLYNSDDKKTYDGRITVKSKGAELSVQGCLMGFLCGGETWKRLPSPAHAASTHKNAPAASLVAAE; encoded by the coding sequence ATGAAAGCCATTTCCCATTCCTCGAGCCTCCTCATCGGCCTCGCGCTCGGCGCGATGGCGCTGGCCGGCGTGGCGCGCGCGGCCGATCCGATGGACCCGCGCGGCTTGTGGCTTCGCGAGGAAGGCGGCGTCAAATTCAGCTTCTATGACTGCGGCCAGGGGCTGCTCTGCGCCAAGGTAGTCGACGCGGAGAACGCGGAAGACAAGGCCGGCATCGGCACCGTCATCCTGCAAGGGGCGAAGAAGGTCGCGGCCAATGAATGGCGCGGCACACTCTACAATTCCGACGACAAGAAGACCTACGACGGCCGCATCACGGTGAAGTCGAAGGGCGCCGAGCTTTCGGTGCAGGGCTGCCTGATGGGCTTCCTCTGCGGCGGCGAAACCTGGAAGCGTCTGCCTTCGCCCGCCCATGCGGCCTCGACGCATAAGAACGCGCCGGCCGCCTCGCTCGTCGCGGCGGAATGA
- a CDS encoding iron-sulfur cluster assembly scaffold protein produces MIDAVYNKRILELAADIPRLGRLAHAQGSATAHSRLCGSTITVDLSLDQGRVSDFGQELKACALGQASASILARHILGATPEELRALRETMRQMLKENGPPPAGRWADLAALEPVRDYKARHASTLLPFDAVVGALDVIEGATSR; encoded by the coding sequence ATGATCGACGCTGTCTATAACAAACGCATCCTCGAGCTCGCGGCAGATATCCCTCGGCTGGGCCGCCTCGCCCATGCGCAAGGCAGCGCCACGGCCCATTCCAGGCTTTGCGGCTCGACGATCACGGTCGATCTGAGCCTGGACCAGGGTAGGGTAAGCGATTTCGGTCAGGAGCTGAAAGCCTGCGCGCTCGGCCAAGCGAGCGCCTCGATCCTCGCGCGCCACATTCTTGGCGCCACGCCCGAAGAGCTGCGGGCGCTGCGCGAGACGATGCGTCAAATGCTCAAGGAAAACGGTCCGCCGCCCGCGGGTCGATGGGCGGATCTCGCGGCGCTGGAGCCGGTTCGCGACTACAAGGCGCGGCATGCCTCGACGCTGCTGCCCTTCGACGCGGTCGTCGGCGCCCTCGACGTCATCGAAGGCGCCACGTCTCGTTAG
- a CDS encoding ABC transporter permease, which produces MLIEHGERFGLREGVTRQGRVLHAVMLRNIRTRFFGHGLGYLVALAWPLTHIVILLALWSFASRAPPFGESVVLFLATGTVPFMVFSYLSRFMQLSVIMTRPLLAFPEVKVLDVLFASAVLEILSSCCVVLILLVLAWFFDIPVMPRDIVEAFYAFGAAVLLGFGVGLLMGVIALAAPVWMTIYGLLTIVLWMTSGVIFVPDFLPEPMRTMASYHPVLQLVEWMRSAYYEGYGEGLLDRRYVLGVAIGSIFLGLVIERATRGHVLALR; this is translated from the coding sequence ATGTTGATCGAGCATGGGGAACGCTTCGGCCTGCGCGAAGGCGTGACGCGCCAGGGGCGGGTTCTGCACGCCGTCATGCTGCGAAACATCCGCACGCGCTTTTTCGGGCACGGGCTCGGCTATCTGGTGGCCCTCGCCTGGCCGCTGACCCATATTGTGATCTTGCTTGCGTTATGGAGCTTCGCCAGCCGCGCCCCGCCTTTCGGCGAGAGCGTCGTGCTCTTCCTCGCCACTGGCACGGTCCCCTTCATGGTCTTCTCCTATCTCTCGCGCTTCATGCAACTCTCCGTGATCATGACGCGGCCCCTGCTGGCCTTTCCGGAGGTCAAGGTTCTCGACGTGCTCTTCGCCTCCGCCGTGCTGGAGATTCTCTCCTCATGCTGCGTTGTTTTGATCCTGCTCGTGCTGGCCTGGTTTTTCGATATTCCCGTCATGCCGAGGGATATCGTCGAAGCCTTCTACGCCTTCGGCGCCGCCGTGCTGCTCGGTTTCGGAGTCGGCCTGCTGATGGGCGTCATCGCCCTGGCCGCGCCGGTGTGGATGACGATTTATGGGCTGCTGACGATCGTACTCTGGATGACCTCGGGGGTGATCTTCGTGCCGGATTTCCTGCCCGAGCCTATGCGCACCATGGCTTCCTACCACCCCGTCCTCCAGCTCGTCGAATGGATGCGCTCGGCCTATTACGAAGGCTATGGCGAGGGGCTGCTGGACCGGCGCTATGTGTTGGGAGTGGCGATCGGCTCGATATTTCTCGGGCTCGTAATCGAGCGTGCCACGCGCGGCCATGTTTTGGCTCTGCGCTAA
- a CDS encoding phosphoserine transaminase, translated as MSFSHPKPAGLPKNPSFSSGPCAKRPGWSPQNLSAAALGRSHRAKAGKEKLERAIALTREVLRVPDDYRIGIVPASDTGAVEMALWSMLGPRPVDVLAFESFSSGWATDVQKQLKLPQARVLTAPYGELPDLAQVNGDHDLVFAWNGTTSGVRVPNAAFIAADRKGLTICDATSGAFAQPLDFAKLDVTTFSWQKCLGGEAAHGMLILSPRAVERLESYVPPWPLPKIFRLTKGSKLIEGVFAGETINTPSLLCVEDYLDALQWARSIGGLDALCARADANAAVVAEWTLRQPAFAFLAKQPQTRSNTSVCLEFADPRVIAMDPKARSGLAKALVSLVEKEGAGFDFGAYRDAPPGLRIWCGPTVEPADVSLLTDWIDWAFEQALAILPA; from the coding sequence ATGAGTTTTTCGCATCCCAAGCCCGCCGGGCTCCCCAAGAATCCCAGCTTCTCCTCAGGCCCTTGCGCGAAACGACCGGGCTGGTCGCCGCAAAATCTGAGCGCCGCGGCGCTCGGGCGCTCGCATCGGGCCAAGGCCGGCAAGGAAAAGCTCGAGCGCGCCATCGCGCTCACGCGCGAAGTTCTGCGCGTGCCAGACGACTATCGCATCGGGATCGTGCCGGCCTCCGATACGGGCGCCGTGGAAATGGCGCTCTGGTCGATGCTCGGCCCGCGCCCCGTCGACGTTCTGGCTTTCGAGAGCTTTTCCAGCGGCTGGGCGACCGATGTGCAAAAGCAGCTCAAGCTGCCGCAAGCCCGGGTCTTGACGGCGCCTTACGGCGAGCTGCCGGACCTCGCCCAAGTGAATGGCGATCATGATCTCGTCTTCGCCTGGAACGGCACGACCTCCGGCGTGCGCGTTCCCAACGCGGCGTTCATCGCCGCCGATCGCAAGGGCCTCACGATATGCGACGCGACCTCTGGCGCCTTCGCGCAGCCGCTCGATTTCGCCAAGCTCGATGTGACGACCTTCTCCTGGCAAAAATGTCTCGGCGGCGAAGCGGCGCACGGTATGCTCATTCTCTCGCCGCGCGCGGTGGAGCGTCTCGAGTCCTATGTCCCGCCCTGGCCCTTGCCGAAAATCTTTCGGCTGACGAAAGGCAGCAAGCTCATCGAAGGCGTCTTCGCCGGCGAGACCATCAACACGCCGTCGCTCCTATGCGTCGAGGACTATCTCGACGCGCTACAATGGGCGCGCTCGATCGGCGGGCTTGACGCGCTTTGCGCGCGCGCCGACGCCAACGCCGCAGTCGTGGCCGAGTGGACCTTGCGCCAGCCGGCCTTCGCCTTCTTGGCGAAGCAGCCGCAAACGCGCTCCAACACCAGCGTCTGTCTCGAATTCGCCGACCCAAGAGTCATCGCGATGGACCCCAAAGCGCGTTCAGGCCTGGCCAAGGCCCTTGTCTCGCTCGTCGAGAAGGAGGGCGCTGGGTTCGACTTCGGCGCCTATCGAGACGCGCCGCCGGGCTTGCGCATCTGGTGCGGGCCGACCGTCGAGCCCGCGGATGTGTCGCTGCTCACGGATTGGATCGATTGGGCCTTCGAGCAGGCGCTCGCGATCTTGCCTGCGTAG